A stretch of Gossypium hirsutum isolate 1008001.06 chromosome A06, Gossypium_hirsutum_v2.1, whole genome shotgun sequence DNA encodes these proteins:
- the LOC107962678 gene encoding indole-3-pyruvate monooxygenase YUCCA2 codes for MDYCKEVEGKGVHDPFNKNMTTLSRCVWVPYPVIIGAGPSGLATAACLKQRGISSLILERENCIASLWKLKTYDRLRLHLPKHFCQLPFMPFPESFPTYPTKKQFLSYLESYKKHFGLDPVFNKTVVSAEFDHRCGFWRIKTLGLKHEETEYVSRWLIVATGENAEEVVPKIEGMDDFGGPILHTSSYKSGRLFRGKDVLVVGCGNSGMEVCLDLCNCEARPSLVVRASVHVLPQEMLGRSTFGLSMWLLKWFPVRIVDRLLLLLSRFTIGDTGKFGLHRPQLGPLELKSRSGKTPVLDVGTLDKIKSGNIKVYPGIKRITYNAAEFVDGTKENFDAVILATGYKSNVPQWLKDRDLFSEKDGLPREPFPNGWKGECGLYAVGFTKRGLLGSSLDATRIAEDIALQWKA; via the exons ATGGACTACTGCAAGGAAGTTGAAGGGAAGGGAGTCCATGACCCTTTTAACAAGAATATGACTACGTTATCGAGGTGTGTATGGGTGCCATATCCTGTTATAATTGGTGCTGGCCCTTCGGGCCTAGCCACAGCTGCTTGTCTCAAACAAAGAGGCATCTCTAGCTTGATCCTCGAAAGGGAAAACTGTATAGCTTCGTTGTGGAAGCTTAAAACCTATGATCGTCTTCGCCTTCATCTTCCAAAGCATTTCTGTCAGCTACCCTTCATGCCATTTCCGGAAAGTTTCCCAACTTATCCAACGAAAAAACAGTTTTTATCGTATTTAGAGTCCTACAAAAAACATTTTGGTTTAGACCCAGTTTTCAACAAAACCGTTGTGAGTGCAGAATTCGATCACCGATGTGGGTTTTGGCGAATTAAGACATTGGGGCTGAAACATGAAGAAACCGAGTATGTGTCTCGATGGCTGATTGTTGCTACCGGGGAAAATGCTGAGGAAGTGGTGCCCAAAATTGAAGGAATGGATGATTTTGGTGGCCCTATACTTCACACAAGCTCATACAAAAGTGGCCGGTTGTTCCGAGGGAAAGATGTTTTGGTGGTTGGATGTGGCAATTCAGGCATGGAGGTCTGTTTGGATCTCTGCAACTGTGAAGCTCGTCCATCCCTGGTCGTTAGAGCTTCG GTGCACGTTTTGCCTCAAGAGATGCTAGGCAGATCAACTTTTGGATTGTCCATGTGGTTGCTCAAGTGGTTTCCGGTGCGCATCGTGGATCGCTTATTACTTCTGCTGTCGCGTTTTACGATTGGAGACACTGGAAAATTCGGCCTCCATCGGCCCCAGCTCGGTCCTCTTGAGCTCAAGAGCAGATCTGGCAAGACACCTGTTTTGGATGTTGGGACATTAGACAAGATCAAGAGTGGAAACATTAAG GTCTACCCAGGAATAAAGCGAATAACATACAATGCCGCGGAATTTGTAGATGGGACAAAGGAGAATTTTGATGCCGTTATCCTCGCCACTGGTTACAAAAGCAATGTACCACAGTGGTTAAAA GATAGAGATTTGTTTTCAGAGAAAGATGGTTTGCCTCGGGAGCCTTTCCCTAACGGTTGGAAAGGTGAATGTGGACTGTATGCCGTAGGGTTTACAAAGCGTGGCTTGCTTGGTTCTTCACTCGATGCAACAAGGATTGCTGAAGATATTGCCCTTCAGTGGAAAGCATAG